The following proteins are co-located in the Deltaproteobacteria bacterium genome:
- a CDS encoding ATP-binding protein yields MNLVRRNIFGEILKWLDDNRILLIKGARRTGKTVLLGQIRAYLNHSGKSTALFSADQELDTPYFKNPKLLFKFLSDQFLPENGKLYCLIDECQYLPDAPLFLKVVYDLSHGRIKFIVTGSSSLDLLKIKEPLTGRKIEFTLERFSFKEYLQSVSEYRYEHLFKIPRDIKALKEFYEIYRKDLEYHFISYLNWGGYPEVCLGTREKTKRKYLNEIITTYIEKDISQFFRIESISKFNSLIRLLCSQRACILNRSEVSNTLGIHFKTLEHYLSILEGTFVITLLRPYYTNMRKELSKMPKVFINDAGIIKNYIGTESPDFKSVEGSLVENFVFTQLKQHSDTELFYYRTVSKAEVDFVLKRNRGLIPIEVKFRKRLTVPAVMKNFMSNYKNHVEYGIMLSQETFEQTDQVYLLPVVLVDFLEFA; encoded by the coding sequence ATGAATCTGGTTAGGAGAAATATCTTTGGTGAAATCTTGAAATGGCTTGACGACAACAGGATTTTACTGATCAAGGGCGCCAGGAGGACTGGCAAGACTGTTTTGCTGGGGCAAATCAGGGCCTACCTGAACCATAGTGGCAAAAGCACCGCTCTCTTTTCCGCGGATCAGGAGCTGGATACACCTTATTTTAAGAATCCGAAACTGTTGTTCAAGTTCCTATCCGATCAATTTCTTCCAGAAAACGGGAAGCTGTATTGCCTTATTGACGAATGTCAATATCTGCCTGATGCGCCTCTGTTTTTAAAGGTCGTTTATGATTTATCTCATGGCAGGATTAAATTCATTGTCACAGGCTCATCTTCCCTGGATCTTCTAAAAATTAAGGAACCTCTCACTGGCAGAAAAATCGAATTCACACTGGAGAGATTTTCATTCAAGGAGTATCTTCAGTCAGTCAGCGAGTACAGATACGAGCATTTATTCAAGATTCCACGGGATATTAAGGCATTGAAGGAATTCTATGAAATCTACAGGAAAGATCTTGAATATCATTTTATATCATATCTCAATTGGGGTGGTTATCCAGAGGTCTGCCTGGGAACTCGCGAGAAAACAAAAAGGAAATATCTAAATGAAATCATAACAACTTATATTGAAAAGGACATCTCACAATTTTTTCGAATTGAGAGCATATCAAAATTCAACAGCTTGATAAGGCTCTTGTGCAGCCAGAGGGCCTGTATTCTGAACAGATCGGAAGTATCCAATACCCTGGGAATTCACTTCAAAACCCTTGAGCATTATCTGAGCATCCTGGAAGGAACCTTTGTCATTACTCTTCTCAGGCCTTATTACACTAATATGAGGAAAGAACTTAGCAAGATGCCCAAGGTTTTCATAAATGATGCAGGAATAATAAAGAATTATATTGGAACAGAGTCCCCGGATTTTAAATCGGTAGAAGGTAGTCTGGTTGAAAATTTTGTTTTTACCCAGTTAAAACAGCACTCTGACACAGAGCTGTTTTATTACAGAACGGTTTCGAAAGCAGAAGTAGATTTTGTTTTGAAACGGAACCGAGGTTTAATCCCTATTGAGGTCAAATTCAGGAAAAGGTTGACCGTCCCGGCGGTCATGAAAAATTTTATGTCAAATTACAAAAACCACGTGGAATACGGGATAATGCTATCCCAGGAGACCTTCGAGCAAACAGATCAGGTTTATCTTTTGCCCGTGGTGCTGGTAGATTTCCTGGAGTTTGCATAG
- a CDS encoding PEP-CTERM sorting domain-containing protein, which translates to MVGRRKYIYGRAEPCAPPFFSHGWVLYVRTHSHDPNAPVPEPATMLLLGSGLVGLAGLRKKSRKK; encoded by the coding sequence ATAGTTGGCAGGAGAAAATATATATACGGACGGGCAGAGCCTTGTGCCCCGCCCTTTTTCTCCCATGGATGGGTTTTGTATGTGCGTACCCATTCACATGATCCCAATGCACCGGTTCCTGAACCGGCTACGATGCTGTTGCTGGGGTCCGGACTGGTGGGGTTGGCGGGCCTGAGGAAGAAGTCCAGGAAAAAATAA
- a CDS encoding DegQ family serine endoprotease gives MTDKYRIKGGWKLSAIFILIWIFLAPQSAALASVENDALASVQKTSRAFTAIAKKVMPTVVFIRVEKTVQTGRTYSPFEFNNPFDLFNDDFFQRFFGNRYPQLRQPRQYKQMGLGSGFIISKDGYVLTNHHVVGDADKITVRLKDGREFKARIVGSDPRSDVAIIKIKGGKNLPVLPLGDSDALEVGEWVMAIGNPFGLDHTLTVGVVSAKGRTSVGISDYEDFIQTDAAINPGNSGGPLINMKGEAVGINSAIFSKSGGYMGIGFAIPINMVKAIKKQLIEHGKVLRGYLGVNIQDLTKDLMESFGLSKMRGVLVADVTKGSPADKAGIRRGDVVVEYNGKKVENVGHFRNMVALTPPGTDVKITVIRDGKREVLTAKLGSLDEAEGAHISQSGLMEKLGFTVQDLTEDLARQFGYEAGHGVIISQVAQGSPAQMAGFQPGMLILEVNKKVVKNVKEFMEALGESTKTKKVLFLVQKGQYTHYVILQVE, from the coding sequence ATGACGGATAAGTACCGGATCAAGGGCGGATGGAAACTTTCCGCGATTTTCATCCTCATCTGGATATTTTTGGCCCCGCAATCCGCGGCCTTGGCATCTGTGGAGAATGACGCCCTGGCCTCTGTTCAGAAGACCTCCCGGGCCTTTACCGCCATCGCCAAGAAGGTCATGCCCACGGTGGTCTTCATCCGGGTGGAAAAAACGGTCCAAACCGGTCGCACATACAGTCCATTTGAATTCAACAATCCCTTCGATCTCTTCAACGATGATTTCTTCCAGCGTTTCTTCGGTAACAGGTATCCCCAGTTGAGACAGCCCAGGCAATACAAACAGATGGGGCTGGGATCGGGTTTCATCATCTCAAAGGACGGCTATGTCCTGACAAACCACCACGTAGTGGGAGACGCAGACAAGATTACAGTCCGCCTGAAGGACGGGCGGGAATTCAAGGCACGGATCGTCGGATCAGACCCCCGCTCGGACGTGGCGATTATAAAGATAAAAGGGGGGAAGAATCTTCCCGTCCTTCCCCTCGGTGACTCCGATGCCCTTGAAGTGGGCGAGTGGGTGATGGCCATTGGAAACCCTTTCGGACTGGACCATACCCTGACCGTAGGGGTGGTCAGCGCAAAGGGTAGAACCAGCGTGGGGATCTCTGACTACGAGGATTTCATCCAGACGGATGCCGCCATCAATCCCGGCAACAGCGGAGGGCCTCTGATCAACATGAAAGGGGAAGCTGTCGGTATTAACTCCGCTATCTTCTCAAAAAGCGGGGGATATATGGGGATCGGGTTCGCCATCCCCATCAACATGGTGAAGGCCATCAAAAAGCAGCTCATCGAACATGGAAAGGTCTTGAGGGGATACCTTGGGGTAAACATCCAAGATCTGACCAAGGACCTCATGGAATCTTTCGGTCTCTCCAAGATGCGGGGTGTCCTTGTGGCGGATGTAACCAAGGGCTCTCCAGCGGACAAGGCGGGGATAAGGCGCGGTGACGTCGTGGTGGAGTATAACGGGAAAAAGGTTGAAAACGTGGGTCACTTCAGAAACATGGTCGCCCTTACACCACCCGGCACTGACGTGAAAATTACAGTCATTCGCGATGGGAAACGTGAAGTGCTCACAGCGAAGCTAGGGAGCCTGGACGAGGCTGAAGGCGCGCATATTTCCCAGAGCGGGCTCATGGAGAAACTGGGTTTCACCGTCCAGGACCTCACAGAGGACCTGGCCAGGCAGTTCGGGTACGAGGCCGGACATGGAGTCATCATATCCCAGGTGGCCCAGGGGTCTCCCGCTCAAATGGCTGGTTTTCAACCCGGGATGTTGATCCTCGAGGTCAACAAAAAGGTCGTAAAAAACGTCAAGGAATTCATGGAAGCCCTTGGAGAATCAACAAAGACGAAAAAGGTATTGTTCCTGGTCCAGAAAGGGCAATACACACACTATGTGATCCTCCAGGTGGAATAA
- a CDS encoding PAS domain S-box protein, protein MARILVVEDADFVASYIAESLKRRGHTVSSIVTSGEEAVKKAGDEGADLVIMDIFLEGQMDGVEAAEKIRKSYNIPVVFLTGHGGEELLERVKATDPYGYLHKPFKDEDLHVAVEIALYKARVHEKLRENEKQYRNLVESINDVIYSVDEEGRITYMSPSVERLGGYSADEMIGHPFSDFVHPDDIQALKERFVLIGKAVEMPPVEYRIIDKSGSVRWVRTHGRPVFEGKRFVVVRGALTDITERREAEEALQAVRDELERRVEERTSHLAALNRQLEEEVEERKQKEDQLRLLSRAVEQSSEGIAISDLEGKIQYVNPSFAKTHGYRPEELLGRSLSILHGPDQVQAFDAANRQVRETGKFFGEVHHSRRNGSSFPALVHKSLLRDEAGNEIGMITTLRDATLRKKMEQEMTRSEKLASLGFLISGIAHEINNPINFITFNIPVLKDYLMELMPIVDRYAEGRKDFEIFGMSYPEFREDVFRLLENIRHGSDRINKTVAGLKEFISHGDRRDLRVVELQEVIRKGVAICRTKIERMVKRLEVRLPPGSFRVTTDPEALEQVLVNLLINAAQASDKETSWVRLELKVKDAPKKELAIEVSDNGCGMDEEIQGKIFDPFFTTKSPGEGTGLGLAVCHRVVQNLGGRIEVESKKGEGSLFKVVLPIVE, encoded by the coding sequence ATGGCCAGGATACTGGTTGTAGAGGATGCTGATTTCGTGGCGTCCTACATTGCGGAGAGTTTGAAAAGAAGGGGGCATACGGTTTCCTCCATCGTGACTTCCGGGGAAGAGGCTGTAAAAAAGGCCGGGGATGAAGGTGCTGATCTCGTGATCATGGATATCTTCCTTGAGGGTCAGATGGATGGGGTGGAGGCGGCAGAAAAGATCAGAAAGAGCTATAACATCCCGGTGGTCTTCCTCACGGGACATGGTGGCGAAGAACTACTGGAACGTGTGAAGGCCACCGATCCTTACGGCTATCTTCATAAGCCCTTCAAGGATGAGGACCTACATGTGGCGGTAGAGATCGCCCTTTACAAGGCCCGGGTCCATGAAAAACTCAGGGAGAATGAAAAACAGTATCGCAATCTGGTGGAGTCTATAAATGACGTTATTTATTCGGTCGACGAAGAAGGCCGCATCACGTATATGAGCCCGTCGGTAGAGAGGTTGGGAGGTTACAGTGCAGATGAAATGATCGGACATCCTTTCAGCGACTTTGTCCATCCGGATGATATACAAGCCCTTAAGGAAAGATTCGTTCTGATCGGCAAGGCTGTCGAGATGCCCCCGGTCGAGTATCGTATTATTGATAAATCCGGAAGTGTGCGCTGGGTACGGACCCACGGCCGGCCGGTTTTCGAGGGCAAGCGATTCGTGGTGGTGCGGGGGGCCCTGACGGATATTACGGAGAGGAGGGAGGCCGAGGAAGCTCTCCAGGCGGTCCGGGATGAACTGGAACGGCGGGTGGAAGAACGCACCTCCCACCTGGCGGCCCTGAACCGGCAACTTGAAGAAGAGGTCGAGGAAAGGAAACAGAAAGAGGATCAATTACGATTGCTTTCACGGGCGGTGGAGCAAAGCAGCGAAGGAATCGCAATATCGGACCTGGAGGGGAAAATTCAGTACGTCAATCCCTCTTTTGCCAAGACCCACGGTTACCGCCCGGAAGAACTGCTCGGGCGCTCTCTCTCAATCCTTCACGGCCCGGACCAGGTCCAGGCTTTCGATGCGGCCAACCGGCAGGTCCGGGAAACAGGGAAGTTTTTTGGGGAGGTTCACCATTCCCGGCGGAACGGCTCGTCATTCCCGGCCCTTGTGCACAAGTCTCTCCTTCGTGATGAGGCCGGAAACGAGATCGGGATGATTACAACCCTCAGGGACGCCACTTTGCGGAAGAAAATGGAGCAGGAGATGACCCGGAGCGAGAAGCTCGCGTCCCTGGGTTTCCTGATCTCCGGCATCGCCCACGAGATCAACAATCCCATCAATTTCATCACCTTCAACATCCCCGTCCTGAAGGATTATCTCATGGAGCTCATGCCCATCGTTGATCGCTACGCTGAGGGGAGAAAGGATTTCGAGATTTTCGGTATGTCTTACCCGGAATTTCGAGAAGACGTATTCAGGTTGCTGGAAAATATCCGTCATGGATCTGATCGCATCAACAAGACGGTGGCAGGGCTGAAAGAGTTCATTTCCCACGGGGACCGGCGTGACTTGAGGGTTGTGGAGCTTCAAGAGGTTATCAGGAAGGGGGTCGCAATCTGCCGGACAAAGATCGAACGGATGGTGAAACGTCTCGAAGTTCGGCTTCCTCCCGGATCCTTTCGGGTCACCACCGACCCGGAGGCTCTTGAGCAGGTATTGGTCAATCTTTTAATCAACGCAGCCCAGGCCTCTGACAAGGAGACCTCCTGGGTGAGGTTGGAACTGAAAGTGAAAGATGCCCCAAAAAAGGAGCTGGCGATTGAAGTAAGCGACAATGGGTGTGGGATGGATGAGGAAATCCAGGGAAAAATCTTTGATCCTTTCTTTACGACAAAATCCCCCGGCGAGGGTACAGGGCTTGGTCTGGCGGTATGTCACAGGGTGGTGCAGAACCTGGGAGGTCGGATCGAAGTGGAAAGCAAGAAGGGAGAGGGAAGCCTATTCAAGGTAGTGCTTCCAATCGTAGAATGA
- a CDS encoding sigma-54-dependent Fis family transcriptional regulator has protein sequence MKNRILVIDDEPDFLESVRRGLVTKGFRNIQTETDPVKVASLFRRGESADVVLIDITMPVMSGVELLEVIKGHSPGTECIMVTAVNDAPIAVECMKKGAYDYLVKPVSRDKLVVTIHRALERKRLLHILDLEKKKTAPRLDHPGAFRPIVTRSPKMLRVLKEAELHAASDVPVLITGESGTGKELLARAVHAASPRSKFPFLAVNMASLTGTLFDAEFFGHSRGAFTGAEKDRAGYLQHANRGTLFLDEIGTLAPDLQGKLLRVLQEGEYIKLGTDIPKKIDIRFVAATNADLEVLMAKGRFRKDLYYRLKGAWLHLPPLRERREDIPLLIERFLKESGVPSVVSRIDEEAMDLLLNYSYPGNIRELRSIIESAVNLSRGGTITASTLHPDLRRHGRERRQGVKEASRVLRPLSEVEKEHILAVYKYTGRNKSRTARLLGIGLNTLRRKLAAYGEY, from the coding sequence ATGAAAAACCGTATCCTTGTAATCGATGACGAGCCTGATTTTCTGGAGAGTGTCCGAAGGGGACTCGTCACGAAGGGATTCAGGAATATCCAGACCGAGACCGACCCGGTCAAGGTTGCTTCCCTGTTTCGGCGTGGCGAGAGCGCCGATGTCGTCCTGATCGATATCACAATGCCCGTCATGAGCGGGGTGGAATTGCTGGAGGTGATCAAGGGACACAGCCCTGGAACTGAATGCATCATGGTGACGGCGGTAAATGATGCTCCCATCGCAGTGGAATGCATGAAGAAGGGGGCCTATGACTATCTTGTAAAGCCGGTTTCAAGGGACAAGCTGGTCGTCACGATCCATCGGGCGTTGGAACGAAAGCGCCTTCTTCATATTCTGGACCTGGAGAAAAAAAAGACAGCACCTCGATTGGATCACCCCGGGGCCTTCCGCCCCATAGTAACCAGGTCGCCCAAGATGTTAAGGGTTCTGAAAGAGGCTGAACTTCATGCGGCAAGTGATGTCCCGGTACTGATCACGGGAGAGAGCGGAACGGGTAAGGAACTCCTTGCAAGAGCCGTTCACGCGGCGAGCCCGCGATCCAAATTTCCTTTCTTAGCGGTCAACATGGCGTCCCTCACGGGAACTCTCTTTGATGCGGAATTTTTTGGGCATTCACGGGGGGCCTTCACCGGGGCGGAAAAAGACCGGGCAGGCTACCTCCAACACGCGAATCGGGGGACCCTTTTCTTGGATGAGATAGGCACTCTGGCCCCTGACCTTCAAGGGAAATTGCTCCGGGTTCTCCAAGAGGGCGAGTATATCAAGTTAGGCACCGATATCCCGAAAAAGATCGATATCCGTTTTGTAGCAGCCACAAACGCGGACCTGGAAGTATTGATGGCCAAGGGCCGGTTCCGCAAGGATCTATATTATCGCTTGAAGGGGGCATGGCTCCACCTGCCTCCTCTGCGTGAGCGAAGGGAGGATATCCCTTTGCTGATCGAAAGATTTCTCAAGGAATCAGGTGTTCCGTCCGTGGTTTCAAGAATTGATGAAGAGGCCATGGACCTGCTCCTTAATTATTCTTATCCGGGAAACATTCGTGAGCTTAGGTCCATTATTGAGTCCGCCGTGAACCTTTCACGGGGAGGAACTATCACCGCCAGCACCCTCCACCCGGATCTTCGCAGACATGGAAGGGAGAGGAGACAGGGGGTTAAGGAAGCCTCTCGGGTGCTCCGCCCTTTGTCTGAAGTGGAGAAGGAGCACATTCTTGCCGTTTACAAGTACACGGGTAGAAACAAGTCTAGAACAGCCAGGCTCCTGGGCATTGGTTTGAACACATTGAGAAGAAAATTGGCGGCATACGGAGAATACTGA
- a CDS encoding AAA family ATPase translates to MEKKRAASGIPGLDRILKGGFLPGLTYMLVGRPGTGKTIFSIQWLLEGKRQQEKGLFITLVESAEMIERNVSGFGWNLEGIDIMDLSRDTRDTDLELGEYHVFPATEVEQIPVWKNIREAVAQRRPKRVVIDSITQLQQGSTDVYQFRRHLLSLIRFMREMGATTIVLFEPTDLLRETSVASVVDAILCLHKEISPERVIDLRSLQVEKYRGSDFIPGRHPMRIGPTGIVLFPHVVESPREVPLGTETLGTGVPEIDELIGGGLESGTATVISGPSGTGKSTLGTRILVEAASSGKSAVLYTFEETVRSILLRSRNLGLPLESLLESGTLRIRQVNTLDLYPDEFLQRVRETVEEEGCEIVMLDSLRGYQLAMEQFGSHVAHLQNMFIYLKGRGCTVLLINETENLTGHLKMTETGISFLADNIILLRYYEYGGEIVRVLGCMKKRLGLSKNELRELIIDSGGIRAGRRVRELRNYPSDRLDAEPRKTGT, encoded by the coding sequence ATGGAGAAAAAACGCGCCGCTTCCGGGATTCCTGGTTTGGACAGGATTCTGAAAGGAGGTTTCCTGCCGGGGCTTACCTACATGCTGGTGGGAAGGCCCGGAACCGGAAAAACCATATTTTCTATTCAATGGTTGCTGGAGGGAAAAAGGCAACAAGAGAAGGGACTCTTCATCACGCTGGTGGAGTCCGCGGAAATGATCGAACGTAATGTTTCGGGTTTCGGTTGGAATCTGGAGGGAATCGATATAATGGATTTGTCCCGGGATACAAGGGATACAGACCTTGAATTGGGTGAATATCACGTTTTTCCGGCTACCGAGGTGGAGCAGATTCCCGTGTGGAAAAATATCCGGGAAGCCGTCGCTCAAAGGCGACCCAAACGGGTTGTTATTGATTCCATCACCCAGCTGCAACAAGGCTCAACCGATGTATACCAGTTTCGCCGGCACCTGCTTTCCCTGATCCGGTTTATGAGGGAGATGGGAGCAACAACAATTGTCCTGTTTGAGCCTACCGACTTGCTTCGGGAGACTTCGGTCGCCTCGGTGGTGGACGCCATCCTATGCCTCCACAAGGAGATTTCCCCTGAGCGAGTGATCGATTTACGCAGTTTACAGGTAGAGAAATACCGAGGCTCCGACTTCATCCCCGGGCGCCATCCCATGAGAATCGGTCCCACAGGCATTGTGCTTTTCCCTCATGTTGTGGAAAGCCCGAGGGAAGTGCCCCTGGGAACCGAAACCCTGGGAACCGGTGTTCCGGAGATTGACGAGTTGATCGGCGGAGGCCTGGAATCGGGTACCGCGACGGTCATCAGCGGGCCTTCGGGAACAGGAAAGAGCACCCTCGGCACTCGAATTCTTGTCGAGGCGGCCAGCTCAGGCAAGTCGGCCGTCCTGTATACTTTTGAGGAGACCGTGCGATCTATTCTGCTGCGGTCCCGGAACCTGGGGCTCCCATTGGAGTCGTTGCTGGAGTCGGGGACCCTCAGGATCAGACAGGTGAACACCCTGGACTTATACCCCGACGAATTCCTTCAAAGGGTGAGGGAAACGGTGGAGGAGGAGGGATGCGAAATTGTGATGCTGGACAGCCTCAGGGGATACCAGCTTGCGATGGAGCAATTTGGGTCCCATGTGGCCCATCTCCAAAACATGTTCATATATCTGAAGGGTCGAGGATGTACCGTCCTTTTGATCAACGAGACGGAGAATCTCACAGGTCATTTGAAAATGACGGAGACGGGCATCAGTTTCCTCGCCGACAACATCATCCTGCTGCGATATTACGAGTACGGAGGAGAGATCGTTCGGGTGCTCGGATGCATGAAGAAGCGGCTTGGATTGTCCAAAAATGAACTTAGGGAGTTGATCATTGATTCGGGGGGTATTCGGGCTGGGCGACGGGTTCGGGAACTCCGGAATTACCCTTCAGATCGCCTGGATGCCGAGCCCCGTAAAACCGGGACCTAG
- a CDS encoding PAS domain-containing protein yields MAGSAHTIAVLFFNPTDRELLGDFIASLGHRTVFPDISRVDSRKWAGISLVIIDEPTARRHGKRLIDIKKRSETFLGLLIGVREKTVIPLWMKLGFDDVLLLPLTKAELRARLSTLLHVREQSCELVEQHGAMFKALVESSSDHIFILNEKGVFLLSNGKAGPLERGKDVALPGRSIHEVFPPGVAGFIAGQLGRVFSDKEALEFDLSVCGKGEIGYYLFTLFPIFRGDGVWAAGGICRDITRLRQGEERLKATIREKEVLLRELCHRTKNNMQVIMSMLHMQSLGIKDEGVREAFGEIENKIQSMALVHQKLYQGKSLSRVDLKDYIQDLVRYLSRSYREDSERIRIRTDLEGVSVSIDSAVPCGLIINELVSNAFKHAFPGKRKGEILISLKRRGEIELGVGDDGIGLPEGFVIGKSLTLGLSTVVTLVEHQLRGEIERVRAEGTRFRIRFKDPSYKARV; encoded by the coding sequence ATGGCCGGTAGCGCCCATACGATCGCTGTTCTGTTTTTCAATCCCACCGACAGGGAACTCCTGGGTGATTTCATCGCCTCTTTGGGTCACCGTACTGTATTTCCAGATATCTCTCGGGTGGATTCCAGGAAATGGGCGGGGATCAGCCTCGTTATCATCGACGAGCCCACGGCCCGCCGCCATGGGAAAAGACTCATAGACATCAAAAAACGTTCGGAAACCTTCCTCGGGCTCCTGATCGGAGTCAGGGAAAAGACCGTCATCCCGCTTTGGATGAAGCTGGGCTTCGACGATGTCTTGCTTCTGCCCCTGACTAAAGCTGAATTGCGAGCCCGCCTATCCACGTTGCTTCATGTCAGGGAGCAGTCCTGCGAACTGGTGGAACAGCACGGGGCCATGTTCAAGGCCCTGGTCGAATCCTCTTCCGACCACATCTTCATTTTGAACGAAAAAGGTGTTTTCTTGTTGAGCAACGGGAAAGCAGGGCCCCTGGAGCGTGGTAAAGATGTTGCATTGCCAGGCCGTTCCATCCACGAGGTGTTTCCCCCTGGGGTCGCGGGATTCATTGCCGGGCAATTGGGAAGGGTCTTTTCTGATAAGGAGGCCTTGGAATTCGATCTCTCTGTTTGCGGAAAAGGGGAGATCGGCTATTATCTGTTCACTCTCTTTCCCATCTTCCGGGGCGACGGAGTTTGGGCTGCTGGGGGAATCTGTCGCGATATCACCCGGTTGCGGCAAGGAGAAGAGAGACTTAAGGCCACCATCCGGGAGAAGGAAGTCCTCCTGCGGGAGCTTTGCCATCGGACCAAGAACAACATGCAGGTCATTATGTCCATGCTCCATATGCAATCCCTGGGAATCAAGGATGAGGGTGTGAGAGAGGCATTCGGGGAGATCGAGAACAAGATCCAGTCCATGGCCTTGGTCCACCAGAAACTTTATCAGGGCAAGAGCCTTTCAAGGGTTGATCTCAAGGACTATATCCAGGATTTGGTTCGCTACCTTTCCAGAAGCTATCGGGAGGATTCCGAGAGGATTCGGATCAGGACGGATCTTGAGGGGGTGTCTGTGAGTATCGACTCGGCGGTCCCCTGTGGGCTGATCATCAACGAGTTGGTGTCCAACGCCTTCAAGCACGCCTTTCCCGGAAAGCGCAAGGGGGAAATCTTGATTTCCCTGAAGCGGCGCGGTGAAATCGAGCTGGGTGTGGGTGATGACGGGATCGGCCTTCCCGAGGGATTCGTCATTGGGAAGTCCCTCACCCTGGGGCTTTCCACGGTGGTGACCCTAGTGGAACACCAACTACGAGGGGAAATCGAACGAGTGAGGGCCGAGGGAACCCGATTCCGGATCCGGTTCAAAGACCCCTCTTACAAGGCAAGGGTTTGA
- a CDS encoding response regulator, giving the protein MAKAKIMIVEDEAITAVSIRRVLMIQGYEVCELAATGEQAIERVEKERPDLVLMDILLAGSMDGIEAAREIQRRLDIPVVFLTGYHDEDLLEKTRHLKSVSFLLKPFNPQDVQWEIDQALQKHTRKKRG; this is encoded by the coding sequence ATGGCGAAGGCGAAGATCATGATCGTCGAGGACGAGGCCATAACGGCGGTTTCAATACGGAGGGTCTTGATGATCCAGGGATACGAAGTCTGCGAACTCGCAGCCACGGGGGAGCAGGCGATCGAAAGGGTCGAGAAGGAGAGGCCCGACCTGGTGCTCATGGACATACTGCTTGCCGGGAGCATGGACGGCATCGAGGCGGCCAGGGAAATCCAAAGGCGCTTGGATATCCCGGTTGTTTTCCTGACCGGATACCATGACGAAGATCTGTTGGAGAAGACCCGGCATCTGAAATCCGTTTCCTTCCTGTTGAAACCTTTTAACCCGCAGGATGTCCAGTGGGAAATCGATCAGGCCCTTCAAAAACATACGAGGAAGAAGCGGGGTTGA
- a CDS encoding response regulator, with the protein MRILIVDDEKILVESLVRGLKSRGYGVIGTLTAEEGLSKLHIHHDVDLVLTDHVMPDINGIELLKRIRQIRKDLPVIMMTAYGEKYLVIEAMRNGCSGFIEKPFSLDELVREIERAKGHVFKDPASPHSQESVPKLLHQINNPLMTILGNAELGMFELENQDATRSRLERIIQATEEIRELNRMILDPGWRTGKRAENLDLVNLLKECLGFFKDLMRVKGVDLIGELPEGGRLRVKGDRFRLRQVFRNLIMNAVEAMDEKEKKRLKVTAKQLSSSSFVWVSFEDTGWGVSTDLLGKIYEPYITSKENGTGLGLTVVRDIVREHGGRIEVMSRVGEGTTFRVFLPGVNGRALMGHAPA; encoded by the coding sequence ATGAGAATCCTGATCGTAGATGACGAAAAAATCCTTGTCGAAAGCCTGGTAAGGGGCCTCAAGAGCCGTGGGTATGGGGTCATCGGAACCCTTACGGCGGAAGAAGGTCTCTCAAAGCTCCATATTCACCATGACGTGGACCTGGTCCTGACGGACCATGTCATGCCGGATATAAACGGGATCGAATTATTGAAAAGAATTCGGCAGATCCGGAAGGATCTTCCCGTGATCATGATGACGGCTTACGGAGAAAAGTATTTGGTCATAGAGGCGATGAGGAACGGTTGTAGCGGTTTTATTGAAAAGCCTTTCAGCCTCGACGAACTGGTCAGGGAAATCGAGAGGGCCAAGGGACATGTTTTCAAAGATCCAGCCTCTCCCCATTCACAAGAAAGCGTCCCGAAACTGCTTCACCAGATCAACAATCCCCTCATGACCATCCTGGGAAACGCGGAATTGGGCATGTTTGAACTGGAGAACCAAGATGCTACCAGGAGTCGTCTGGAACGGATCATCCAGGCGACGGAAGAGATTCGGGAACTGAACAGGATGATCCTGGACCCGGGCTGGAGAACCGGGAAAAGAGCTGAGAATCTGGATCTCGTTAATCTCCTCAAGGAGTGCCTGGGGTTTTTTAAGGATCTCATGAGGGTCAAGGGGGTGGATCTTATTGGGGAATTGCCTGAAGGGGGGAGGCTCAGGGTGAAGGGCGACCGGTTCAGGCTTAGGCAGGTCTTCAGGAACCTTATTATGAACGCCGTCGAAGCCATGGACGAGAAAGAAAAGAAGAGACTCAAGGTTACGGCGAAACAGTTGTCTTCTTCCTCATTTGTATGGGTCTCCTTCGAAGACACAGGATGGGGCGTTTCCACGGATCTCCTGGGAAAAATTTATGAACCTTACATTACCTCCAAGGAGAACGGTACGGGCCTCGGTCTCACGGTGGTGCGGGACATCGTGAGGGAACACGGAGGAAGGATAGAAGTGATGAGCAGGGTGGGAGAAGGTACGACCTTCAGGGTTTTCCTGCCCGGGGTTAACGGCAGGGCGCTTATGGGGCACGCGCCGGCCTGA